One window from the genome of Mastacembelus armatus chromosome 18, fMasArm1.2, whole genome shotgun sequence encodes:
- the LOC113139065 gene encoding zinc finger protein 250-like isoform X2 — protein sequence MFYWMKRNPGGSEGLDSLGNMSKAEILRGIVTEKLTTAAQEILAVVERTMAGYEEEASGFRKEIARQRRQLEVLLQPQVKLERRGLVSSPDSHGGVVLPQQQQQQQQQQQAAVEDTGSLGLLWFDDDDDGDDGDQDGDEDELSLVQPEISSRKEQEDLKDPDYQIPSRSFLPRVQSDRRKIGRPPLDHLDFRIRILEDSHIDVLNNSILKKYQLQELQCPRGLQEADFLNQLRSFFPQLGSDKPFDIFTTDRSRRLQLLKVKTLTPEEISRSIRSSGARNLSLYIRLKAGEEPQTSNEDHQPQRHDDVPTDPASSSAINDPSETCTRFSSVGVETDKRRRGRPRLGEEPTHHLLKICILEDSESEVVSKNVSHRSTAKVLKCPRGLQEADFLELLRSTFPQLAGDNKPFNMFKADRSRKLRRLKVKTVTPEEINRIGRSFGGDKTFLYIRLKTGEEEDEEEDEEDEGLADDSQSNTSLTQTDQTGPNSSPVLTAESRSQEQDVEMDSAEDEDAADKDGGKVCDGDEDWKPEMAEDEDAADKDVGKVCDRDDDWKPDLEQQSSKRKRRPRSSGEERSKTPCKVCGVWYRILGSLIKHAWSHVDEPQCVCGICGEQFQSVEELQTHLRNYQKTHDCSFCGKAFFTVTGLNNHITLHTGNRPFKCEECNKTFAHMSSLRIHRWVHVADKPHKCDICPKAFGMKAQLRAHQKVHTGRDKYHCHICGKSVFDLRSLTRHRATHSGERRYSCEVCGKRFKILGTLRSHEKIHTVRERPYLCHICCKTFVYNCGLTAHMKIHSGERPFVCVICSKGFISNGERKAHMQIHTGEAPYGCSQCGRFFKRKSHLKNHVKCHLGIKTFVCAICGKACSRQEHLTVHMRTHNGERPYKCTLCDKAFTQSHCLKTHMKSHQGNKNQCPSPSTSCSTPPIDCSALQPQEPTVPVQL from the exons ATGTTCTACTGGATGAAGAGGAACCCCGGCGGCTCCGAGGGGCTCGACAGTCTCGGTAACATGTCCAAGGCGGAGATCCTGAGAGGGATCGTTACCGAGAAACTCACCACGGCCGCCCAGGAGATCTTGGCGGTGGTGGAGAGAACCATGGCCGGGTACGAGGAGGAGGCGTCGGGCTTCAGGAAGGAGATCGCTCGGCAGAGGAGGCAGCTGGAGGTTCTGCTGCAGCCGCAGGTCAAACTGGAGAGAAGAG GCCTGGTCTCAAGTCCAGACAGCCATGGGGGGGTGGTtctgcctcagcagcagcagcagcagcagcagcagcagcaggcag CTGTGGAGGACACTGGGAGTCTGGGCCTCCTGTGGTTTGACGACGacgatgatggtgatgatggtgaccAGGATGGAGATGAAGATGAGTTGTCGTTGGTGCAACCTGAAATTAGCTCCAGAAAGGAACAAGAAGACCTGAAGGATCCTGATTATCAAATACCATCAAG GTCGTTTTTACCCAGAGTTCAGTCTGACAGGAGAAAGATCGGCAGACCTCCACTGGACCATCTAGACTTCAGGATCCGCATCCTGGAGGACTCTCACATTGACGTCCTCAACAATAGCA TCTTAAAGAAGTAccagctgcaggagctgcagtGTCCTCGAGGACTACAGGAGGCAGATTTCCTGAACCAGCTCAGGTCCTTCTTCCCTCAGCTGGGTTCTGATAAACCTTTTGACATCTTCACGACCGACAGAAGCAGGAGGCTCCAGCTTCTGAAAGTGAAGACACTGACGCCAGAGGAGATCAGCAGGAGCATCAGGTCCTCCGGAGCAAGAAACCTCAGCCTCTACATCCGACTGAAG GCTGGAGAGGAGCCCCAGACCAGCAACGAAGACCATCAGCCACAGAGACACGATGATGTCCCCACCGATCCTGCATCCAGCTCTGCCATAAACGATCCAAGTGAAACGTGCACAAG GTTTTCATCTGTCGGAGTTGAGACTGACAAGAGGAGGCGGGGAAGACCCCGTCTTGGTGAAGAACCAACTCACCACTTGTTAAAGATCTGCATCCTGGAAGATTCTGAGTCTGAAGTGGTCTCAAAGAATG TGTCACACAGATCCACGGCAAAGGTTCTAAAGTGTCCACGTGGTCTACAGGAGGCAGACTTCCTGGAACTGCTGAGGTCTACCTTCCCTCAGCTCGCTGGAGACAATAAACCTTTTAACATGTTCAAGGCCGACAGAAGCAGGAAGCTCCGGAGGCTCAAAGTAAAGACTGTGACACCAGAGGAGATCAACAGGATCGGGAGATCCTTCGGGGGTGACAAGACCTTCCTCTACATCAGACTGAAG actggagaggaggaggatgaggaggaggatgaagaagacgAAGGACTTGCTGATGATTCTCAATCCAACACTTCCCTAACACAGACGGATCAGACTGGACCCAATTCAAG TCCAGTTCTGACGGCCGAGTCCAGGTCACAAGAGCAGGACGTGGAAATGGACTCGGCCGAGGATGAAGATGCTGCTGATAAAGATGGAGGAAAGGTGTGTGATGGAGATGAGGACTGGAAACCAGAAATGG CTGAGGATGAAGATGCTGCTGATAAAGATGTTGGAAAGGTTTGCGACAGAGACGATGACTGGAAACCAGATCTCGAGCAGCAGTCATCGAAGAGGAAACGCAGGCCTAGGTCTTCTGGTGAGGAGAGGAGTAAGACGCCCTGTAAGGTCTGTGGAGTCTGGTACAGGATCCTAGGCAGCCTGATCAAACACGCCTGGAGCCACGTGGACGAGCCTCAATGTGTTTGTGGCATATGTGGCGAGCAGTTCCAGTCTGTGGAGGAATTACAGACACATCTTAGAAATTACCAGAAAACTCACGACTGTTCCTTTTGTGGCAAGGCTTTCTTCACCGTCACCGGCCTCAACAACCACATCACTCTGCACACTGGAAACAGGCCGTTCAAATGCGAGGAGTGCAACAAAACGTTTGCTCACATGTCCAGTTTGAGGATTCACCGGTGGGTTCACGTGGCCGATAAACCCCACAAGTGTGACATTTGCCCTAAAGCGTTCGGTATGAAGGCTCAGCTCAGAGCGCATCAAAAGGTGCACACAGGAAGAGACAAATACCACTGCCACATCTGTGGTAAGTCTGTCTTCGACCTGCGATCTTTAACCCGCCACAGGGCCACCCACTCAGGCGAGAGGCGTTACAGCTGTGAGGTTTGTGGGAAGCGTTTCAAAATCCTCGGCACATTGAGGTCACATGAGAAGATCCACACAGTCAGAGAACGGCCCTACCTCTGCCACATCTGCTGCAAGACCTTCGTGTACAACTGCGGACTCACGGCTCACATGAAAATTCACAGCGGTGAGCGGCCATTCGTCTGCGTCATATGCAGCAAGGGCTTCATATCCAACGGTGAGAGGAAGGCGCACATGCAAATCCACACTGGGGAGGCGCCATACGGCTGCTCTCAGTGCGGCCGCTTCTTTAAACGCAAGAGTCACCTCAAAAACCATGTGAAGTGTCACTTAGGCATCAAAACGTTTGTTTGTGCCATTTGTGGGAAGGCTTGCTCCCGTCAGGAACACCTGACGGTCCACATGAGGACCCACAACGGAGAGAGACCATACAAGTGCACTCTGTGCGACAAAGCCTTCACTCAGAGCCactgtctgaaaacacacatgaagagCCACCAGGGAAACAAAAACCAGTGCCCGAGTCCATCCACGTCCTGTAGTACACCTCCTATCGACTGCTCTGCTCTTCAGCCCCAAGAACCGACTGTACCTGTACAACTGTGA
- the LOC113139065 gene encoding zinc finger protein 250-like isoform X1, which produces MFYWMKRNPGGSEGLDSLGNMSKAEILRGIVTEKLTTAAQEILAVVERTMAGYEEEASGFRKEIARQRRQLEVLLQPQVKLERRGLVSSPDSHGGVVLPQQQQQQQQQQQAAVEDTGSLGLLWFDDDDDGDDGDQDGDEDELSLVQPEISSRKEQEDLKDPDYQIPSRSFLPRVQSDRRKIGRPPLDHLDFRIRILEDSHIDVLNNSILKKYQLQELQCPRGLQEADFLNQLRSFFPQLGSDKPFDIFTTDRSRRLQLLKVKTLTPEEISRSIRSSGARNLSLYIRLKAGEEPQTSNEDHQPQRHDDVPTDPASSSAINDPSETCTRFSSVGVETDKRRRGRPRLGEEPTHHLLKICILEDSESEVVSKNVSHRSTAKVLKCPRGLQEADFLELLRSTFPQLAGDNKPFNMFKADRSRKLRRLKVKTVTPEEINRIGRSFGGDKTFLYIRLKTGEEEDEEEDEEDEGLADDSQSNTSLTQTDQTGPNSSSPVLTAESRSQEQDVEMDSAEDEDAADKDGGKVCDGDEDWKPEMAEDEDAADKDVGKVCDRDDDWKPDLEQQSSKRKRRPRSSGEERSKTPCKVCGVWYRILGSLIKHAWSHVDEPQCVCGICGEQFQSVEELQTHLRNYQKTHDCSFCGKAFFTVTGLNNHITLHTGNRPFKCEECNKTFAHMSSLRIHRWVHVADKPHKCDICPKAFGMKAQLRAHQKVHTGRDKYHCHICGKSVFDLRSLTRHRATHSGERRYSCEVCGKRFKILGTLRSHEKIHTVRERPYLCHICCKTFVYNCGLTAHMKIHSGERPFVCVICSKGFISNGERKAHMQIHTGEAPYGCSQCGRFFKRKSHLKNHVKCHLGIKTFVCAICGKACSRQEHLTVHMRTHNGERPYKCTLCDKAFTQSHCLKTHMKSHQGNKNQCPSPSTSCSTPPIDCSALQPQEPTVPVQL; this is translated from the exons ATGTTCTACTGGATGAAGAGGAACCCCGGCGGCTCCGAGGGGCTCGACAGTCTCGGTAACATGTCCAAGGCGGAGATCCTGAGAGGGATCGTTACCGAGAAACTCACCACGGCCGCCCAGGAGATCTTGGCGGTGGTGGAGAGAACCATGGCCGGGTACGAGGAGGAGGCGTCGGGCTTCAGGAAGGAGATCGCTCGGCAGAGGAGGCAGCTGGAGGTTCTGCTGCAGCCGCAGGTCAAACTGGAGAGAAGAG GCCTGGTCTCAAGTCCAGACAGCCATGGGGGGGTGGTtctgcctcagcagcagcagcagcagcagcagcagcagcaggcag CTGTGGAGGACACTGGGAGTCTGGGCCTCCTGTGGTTTGACGACGacgatgatggtgatgatggtgaccAGGATGGAGATGAAGATGAGTTGTCGTTGGTGCAACCTGAAATTAGCTCCAGAAAGGAACAAGAAGACCTGAAGGATCCTGATTATCAAATACCATCAAG GTCGTTTTTACCCAGAGTTCAGTCTGACAGGAGAAAGATCGGCAGACCTCCACTGGACCATCTAGACTTCAGGATCCGCATCCTGGAGGACTCTCACATTGACGTCCTCAACAATAGCA TCTTAAAGAAGTAccagctgcaggagctgcagtGTCCTCGAGGACTACAGGAGGCAGATTTCCTGAACCAGCTCAGGTCCTTCTTCCCTCAGCTGGGTTCTGATAAACCTTTTGACATCTTCACGACCGACAGAAGCAGGAGGCTCCAGCTTCTGAAAGTGAAGACACTGACGCCAGAGGAGATCAGCAGGAGCATCAGGTCCTCCGGAGCAAGAAACCTCAGCCTCTACATCCGACTGAAG GCTGGAGAGGAGCCCCAGACCAGCAACGAAGACCATCAGCCACAGAGACACGATGATGTCCCCACCGATCCTGCATCCAGCTCTGCCATAAACGATCCAAGTGAAACGTGCACAAG GTTTTCATCTGTCGGAGTTGAGACTGACAAGAGGAGGCGGGGAAGACCCCGTCTTGGTGAAGAACCAACTCACCACTTGTTAAAGATCTGCATCCTGGAAGATTCTGAGTCTGAAGTGGTCTCAAAGAATG TGTCACACAGATCCACGGCAAAGGTTCTAAAGTGTCCACGTGGTCTACAGGAGGCAGACTTCCTGGAACTGCTGAGGTCTACCTTCCCTCAGCTCGCTGGAGACAATAAACCTTTTAACATGTTCAAGGCCGACAGAAGCAGGAAGCTCCGGAGGCTCAAAGTAAAGACTGTGACACCAGAGGAGATCAACAGGATCGGGAGATCCTTCGGGGGTGACAAGACCTTCCTCTACATCAGACTGAAG actggagaggaggaggatgaggaggaggatgaagaagacgAAGGACTTGCTGATGATTCTCAATCCAACACTTCCCTAACACAGACGGATCAGACTGGACCCAATTCAAG CAGTCCAGTTCTGACGGCCGAGTCCAGGTCACAAGAGCAGGACGTGGAAATGGACTCGGCCGAGGATGAAGATGCTGCTGATAAAGATGGAGGAAAGGTGTGTGATGGAGATGAGGACTGGAAACCAGAAATGG CTGAGGATGAAGATGCTGCTGATAAAGATGTTGGAAAGGTTTGCGACAGAGACGATGACTGGAAACCAGATCTCGAGCAGCAGTCATCGAAGAGGAAACGCAGGCCTAGGTCTTCTGGTGAGGAGAGGAGTAAGACGCCCTGTAAGGTCTGTGGAGTCTGGTACAGGATCCTAGGCAGCCTGATCAAACACGCCTGGAGCCACGTGGACGAGCCTCAATGTGTTTGTGGCATATGTGGCGAGCAGTTCCAGTCTGTGGAGGAATTACAGACACATCTTAGAAATTACCAGAAAACTCACGACTGTTCCTTTTGTGGCAAGGCTTTCTTCACCGTCACCGGCCTCAACAACCACATCACTCTGCACACTGGAAACAGGCCGTTCAAATGCGAGGAGTGCAACAAAACGTTTGCTCACATGTCCAGTTTGAGGATTCACCGGTGGGTTCACGTGGCCGATAAACCCCACAAGTGTGACATTTGCCCTAAAGCGTTCGGTATGAAGGCTCAGCTCAGAGCGCATCAAAAGGTGCACACAGGAAGAGACAAATACCACTGCCACATCTGTGGTAAGTCTGTCTTCGACCTGCGATCTTTAACCCGCCACAGGGCCACCCACTCAGGCGAGAGGCGTTACAGCTGTGAGGTTTGTGGGAAGCGTTTCAAAATCCTCGGCACATTGAGGTCACATGAGAAGATCCACACAGTCAGAGAACGGCCCTACCTCTGCCACATCTGCTGCAAGACCTTCGTGTACAACTGCGGACTCACGGCTCACATGAAAATTCACAGCGGTGAGCGGCCATTCGTCTGCGTCATATGCAGCAAGGGCTTCATATCCAACGGTGAGAGGAAGGCGCACATGCAAATCCACACTGGGGAGGCGCCATACGGCTGCTCTCAGTGCGGCCGCTTCTTTAAACGCAAGAGTCACCTCAAAAACCATGTGAAGTGTCACTTAGGCATCAAAACGTTTGTTTGTGCCATTTGTGGGAAGGCTTGCTCCCGTCAGGAACACCTGACGGTCCACATGAGGACCCACAACGGAGAGAGACCATACAAGTGCACTCTGTGCGACAAAGCCTTCACTCAGAGCCactgtctgaaaacacacatgaagagCCACCAGGGAAACAAAAACCAGTGCCCGAGTCCATCCACGTCCTGTAGTACACCTCCTATCGACTGCTCTGCTCTTCAGCCCCAAGAACCGACTGTACCTGTACAACTGTGA